One segment of Cyprinus carpio isolate SPL01 chromosome A17, ASM1834038v1, whole genome shotgun sequence DNA contains the following:
- the LOC109080085 gene encoding prolactin-releasing peptide receptor-like — protein MTDMDYLHNESWKNMTSDASASSFSGLQLLMDLKPLFIPLYAMLVLVACSGNLLLLILIGLNKKLHSTTNFLIGNLALVDLVMCLFCVPLTAFYAFDERGWVFGQFMCHFVTLMQTATVFAAVLSLTAIAVDRYVVVTYPIRHRGGRSFCVWLVVSIWLCALAMSTPTALHTVYLDLSATGHEMVVCEEFWHGQELSRLIYSCFFLLLSYFVPLAAVSISYCAISCHLQHRATPRLMAATPSNQEKWGRKRSKTFCLLLVSVLSFAFSWLPLQVVNLIRDLDNDFAILSKNHVNVIQVSCHLLAMSSACYNPFIYASLHKKFLSYLCQNIFQRRKPHHTQSSITTSSRMLRLNTSSTQADIPMSIIKISQD, from the coding sequence ATGACGGACATGGACTATCTCCATAACGAATCGTGGAAAAACATGACTTCAGATGCATCTGCCTCATCATTCAGTGGACTGCAGCTCCTGATGGACCTGAAGCCACTCTTCATCCCTCTGTATGCCATGCTCGTCCTGGTAGCGTGTTCTGGAaatctcctcctcctcatcctcatcggACTGAACAAGAAACTTCACAGCACTACTAACTTCCTCATTGGAAACCTGGCCCTGGTTGACTTGGTTATGTGCCTGTTCTGTGTTCCTCTGACTGCGTTTTATGCCTTTGATGAGCGCGGTTGGGTTTTTGGCCAGTTCATGTGTCATTTTGTTACCCTGATGCAGACCGCAACTGTGTTTGCGGCAGTTCTGTCATTAACCGCCATTGCGGTGGATCGATACGTGGTGGTCACATACCCAATTCGACATCGCGGAGGTCGTTCTTTCTGCGTGTGGTTGGTGGTCAGCATATGGCTCTGTGCATTAGCAATGTCCACACCAACTGCTTTGCACACGGTCTACCTCGATCTTAGTGCAACAGGTCATGAAATGGTGGTTTGCGAGGAGTTCTGGCACGGGCAGGAGCTCAGTCGTCTAATATATTCATGTTTCTTCCTGCTCCTTTCTTATTTTGTTCCTCTAGCAGCAGTTTCCATATCCTACTGTGCAATCTCCTGCCACCTGCAACACCGAGCTACGCCTCGGCTCATGGCCGCTACACCTTCCAACCAGGAAAAGTGGGGGCGCAAGAGGTCCAAGACATTTTGCCTCCTACTGGTGTCTGTTCTGTCATTTGCATTCTCCTGGCTCCCCTTGCAGGTGGTCAACCTCATTCGTGACTTGGACAACGACTTTGCCATACTGAGCAAGAACCACGTCAATGTAATCCAGGTGTCGTGCCACTTGTTAGCCATGAGCTCAGCTTGCTACAACCCCTTCATTTATGCTTCTCTTCACAAGAAGTTCCTGTCATATCTATGCCAGAACATATTTCAAAGAAGAAAACCTCATCATACTCAGAGTAGCATCACAACCTCCAGCCGAATGCTCCGCTTGAATACTTCTAGCACTCAAGCTGACATTCCCATGTCCATTATCAAGATTTCACAAGACTGA
- the bahd1 gene encoding bromo adjacent homology domain-containing 1 protein codes for MTHARQRNSLCGYKSKSADQVSCQTTMDRTWPEKTAKRCSTQRGKGKEIKGKKTTERDRKLYPLRGRHGLGEVSALNCCVLLTRLDESETCRNGMKAQVKEMQGKGKICKCRRKACKTCRSAPEPKSKVKPDKSALYTEFILEPRQRRLASLNAEAVNSLLLDREDPKQTSKPSKKQQQTKADSSLSKDTKDNVCSRKGQDNRKRPCTGENEQCRNPKKAKMESDAIDLQALNSPAPKRVAGLNAAALLKLTSTSSGVKRRGKTDGKPSGGAVRGKQLQLKSRKQQHNLDCQSKLKVSQQCCSLCEKQALHTEALWDGSTGSHGFISPGYQCRSMLGYPLKPVKEEKTETDVKSYYCCSQERSVEYCHRLALFLGQKTFPETDEHSLKGFIPSPHTLTHPAMPIGAHSYSCYPGYYVHIAHHGTPTLPVSSNPGSHTPSSIPPLTMCTSGVQRPKLLPSSVSHPTGIPHPAYCNSVGTCYGEACRLSSYAYRPTQPIASRSCSYNAGCSSCMHKIETEDYSYPLDDHSSSITMPSALPLSICPISSVPPPTQSVPHLKTPLPDPGRPQVQIRVGRECPQRAKPPSGSRSGVRDSAVCPHIKDGQLGAGHGSSAAKQSKISHRRATNGWLPVGMATEKEVFIVGEDSTSLRRCYEGVQRDGEVIRVRDTVLLRSGPRKKSLPYVAKISAFWEDPESGELMMSLFWYYRPEHTQGGRNPSMHCENEIFASRHQDENSVACIEDKCYVLTLAQYCRFCALVKCREEGFPRRSSLVPPSSYVIPAHRCMPNDIDPDLVFVCRHVYDFRYGRLLKNLQ; via the exons ATGACCCATGCACGACAGAGGAACTCTTTATGTGGATATAAGAGTAAATCTGCGGACCAGGTGAGCTGTCAGACAACTATGGACAGAACTTGGCCAGAAAAGACGGCTAAAAGATGTTCTACCCAAAGAGGAAAAGGTAaggaaataaaaggaaaaaagaccACTGAGAGAGACCGGAAGCTGTACCCTCTCAGGGGACGACATGGATTGGGTGAAGTGAGTGCGCTTAACTGCTGTGTCCTATTGACGCGCTTAGATGAGAGCGAAACGTGCAGGAACGGCATGAAGGCTCAAGTGAAGGAAATGCAGGGGAAGGGGAAAATCTGCAAGTGTCGCAGGAAAGCCTGTAAGACTTGCCGGTCAGCGCCTGAACCAAAAAGCAAAGTGAAACCTGATAAGTCTGCCTTATACACAGAATTCATCCTTGAACCTCGCCAAAGGCGGCTGGCCTCTCTGAATGCAGAAGCTGTTAACAGTCTGCTGTTGGACAGAGAGGACCCCAAGCAGACATCAAAACCCTCAAAGAAGCAGCAACAGACAAAAGCAGACAGTTCTCTCTCTAAAGACACAAAAGATAATGTTTGTTCCAGAAAAGGCCAAGACAACCGGAAACGCCCTTGCACCGGAGAGAATGAACAATGTCGAAACCCAAAAAAAGCAAAGATGGAGTCTGACGCTATTGATCTACAGGCTTTAAACAGTCCTGCTCCCAAACGTGTGGCAGGTTTAAATGCAGCTGCCCTGCTCAAGCTGACCAGCACGTCCTCGGGAGTGAAGCGCAGGGGTAAAACAGACGGCAAACCGAGCGGCGGAGCAGTGCGAGGGAAGCAGCTACAGTTGAAATCACGTAAACAGCAGCACAACTTAGACTGTCAGTCCAAGTTAAAAGTATCACAGCAATGCTGCAGCCTCTGTGAGAAGCAAGCCCTTCACACTGAGGCATTGTGGGATGGGAGCACAGGAAGCCATGGCTTTATTAGTCCCGGATATCAGTGCAGATCCATGCTCGGCTATCCCCTCAAGCCTGTGAAGGAAGAGAAAACAGAGACTGATGTGAAATCATATTACTGCTGTTCCCAGGAGAGATCAGTGGAGTACTGCCATAGACTAGCCCTGTTCCTCGGCCAGAAAACCTTCCCGGAAACTGATGAGCATTCTCTGAAGGGATTTATTCCTTCTCCTCACACCCTGACGCATCCAGCAATGCCCATTGGTGCCCATTCTTATTCCTGTTACCCCGGGTACTACGTCCACATCGCTCATCACGGGACTCCGACACTTCCTGTAAGCTCAAATCCAGGGAGCCACACACCCTCGTCCATACCCCCGCTGACAATGTGCACTAGCGGGGTCCAGAGACCCAAACTGCTGCCCTCTTCGGTGTCCCATCCTACGGGGATCCCTCATCCAGCGTACTGTAACTCTGTGGGCACCTGTTATGGAGAGGCCTGCAGGCTCAGCAGCTATGCCTACAGACCCACGCAACCCATCGCTAGCAGGAGCTGCTCATACAATGCAGGATGCTCCAGCTGCATGCACAAAATAGAAACAG AAGACTACTCTTACCCTCTGGATGACCACAGTTCGTCCATCACAATGCCTTCTGCCCTGCCACTGTCCATCTGCCCCATATCCAGTGTGCCTCCACCCACCCAATCAGTTCCCCACCTGAAGACGCCTCTTCCCGATCCCGGTCGACCCCAGGTGCAGATTAGAGTGGGACGCGAATGCCCTCAGAGGGCCAAGCCACCCAGTGGCTCTCGTTCTGGGGTGCGGGACTCTGCTGTTTGCCCCCACATTAAGGATGGCCAGCTGGGAGCAGGCCATGGCAGCAGCGCTGCCAAGCAGTCTAAGATCAGCCATCGCCGGGCAACAAACGGCTGGCTGCCTGTTGGCATGGCAACAGAAAAGGAAGTATTCATCGTG GGTGAGGACTCCACATCCCTTCGCAGGTGCTATGAAGGAGTGCAGAGAGATGGAGAGGTGATCAGGGTCAGAGACACAGTGCTACTGCGTTCAGGTCCCAGGAAGAAGTCCTTGCCTTATGTGGCCAAAATCTCTGCCTTCTGGGAAGACCCTGAGTCAG GGGAGCTGATGATGAGCTTGTTTTGGTACTACCGCCCAGAACACACTCAGGGGGGTCgcaatcccagcatgcactgtgAG AATGAGATTTTCGCATCTCGGCATCAGGATGAAAACAGTGTGGCATGTATCGAGGATAAGTGCTATGTGTTGACATTAGCACAATACTGTAG ATTTTGTGCCTTGGTGAAGTGTCGTGAGGAGGGCTTTCCCAGACGTAGCTCCCTGGTCCCTCCTTCCAGCTATGTAATTCCAGCTCATCGTTGCATGCCCAACGACATCGACCCCGACTTGGTGTTCGTCTGCCGCCACGTTTACGACTTCCGCTACGGCCGTCTGCTGAAAAACCTGCAGTAG